The following are encoded in a window of Roseimaritima ulvae genomic DNA:
- a CDS encoding cytochrome c oxidase subunit 3, translating to MADTVIEADPGHEGSGHHGADHDGHEHHENLAHHFDSYEQQFDAGKLGIWLFLVTEVLFFGGLFCAYALYRNLRPEVFAGCSEFLNTKLGAINTGVLLFSSLTMAWGVRCAQLRQHKMLVGMLASTLSCASIFLGVKAIEYSHKWSMGLLPAGLYSYDPSHPHHTDSPNYLAYICAPFAIALIVVVAWLIVAKVKGDDFKVRVLMPLTVVFACFFVGVQLGTILESGEEHAAGDEHHVAAAHDGDHAEHEAHDGDGEHIVVDQPDTPVADKSELTGLEVLARDKSNLGARDSLEALATQEKVAEGTVLRGDQQPDHSPTEQRETDTPKQAGIFFSIYYCMTGVHAIHILAGMGVLIWLLVRAVRADFNENYFGPVDYVGLYWHLVDLIWIYLFPLLYLIG from the coding sequence ATGGCAGATACAGTAATTGAGGCGGATCCGGGTCACGAAGGCTCCGGACATCACGGCGCCGATCACGACGGTCACGAACACCACGAGAACCTGGCCCACCATTTTGATAGCTACGAACAACAGTTCGATGCTGGCAAACTCGGGATCTGGTTGTTCTTGGTCACCGAAGTCCTGTTCTTCGGAGGACTGTTCTGTGCCTACGCCCTGTACCGCAACCTGCGTCCCGAAGTCTTCGCCGGCTGCAGCGAGTTCCTGAACACGAAACTGGGCGCTATCAATACCGGCGTGCTACTGTTCAGCTCGCTGACCATGGCCTGGGGCGTGCGATGCGCTCAATTGCGTCAGCACAAAATGCTGGTCGGCATGTTGGCTTCCACGCTTTCCTGTGCGTCGATCTTCTTGGGTGTCAAAGCCATCGAATATTCGCACAAGTGGAGCATGGGGCTGTTGCCCGCGGGATTGTATTCCTACGATCCTTCGCATCCGCATCATACCGACAGTCCCAATTACCTGGCCTACATCTGCGCCCCGTTTGCGATCGCGTTGATCGTGGTCGTGGCTTGGTTGATCGTGGCCAAAGTCAAAGGTGACGACTTTAAAGTCCGTGTGCTAATGCCCCTGACCGTGGTCTTCGCCTGCTTCTTTGTGGGCGTTCAACTGGGCACGATTTTGGAATCCGGAGAGGAGCACGCCGCGGGGGACGAGCATCATGTCGCCGCTGCACACGACGGCGATCATGCAGAGCATGAAGCCCACGACGGTGATGGCGAACACATAGTTGTGGACCAACCCGATACGCCGGTCGCCGATAAATCGGAATTGACAGGCCTGGAAGTGCTGGCCCGAGACAAAAGCAACCTCGGCGCTCGCGACAGCCTGGAAGCGTTAGCGACTCAGGAAAAGGTTGCCGAGGGCACGGTTCTGAGAGGCGATCAGCAGCCGGACCACAGCCCCACCGAGCAACGCGAAACCGATACCCCCAAGCAAGCTGGTATCTTTTTCAGCATCTACTACTGCATGACCGGCGTCCACGCCATCCACATCTTGGCAGGCATGGGCGTGCTGATCTGGTTGTTGGTGCGAGCCGTGCGTGCCGACTTTAATGAAAATTACTTTGGTCCGGTGGACTATGTGGGCCTGTATTGGCACTTGGTCGACTTGATTTGGATTTATCTGTTCCCGCTGCTGTATTTGATTGGTTAG
- a CDS encoding cytochrome C oxidase subunit IV family protein, which translates to MSDHAEHAEHGFSHPQPISMLLGVFFALVFLTFLTVAQASFDLGNLEIWLTLFIATIKASLVMYFFMHLGWEKPFNILIFISTAFFLALFLGFTLMDRNAYRPTLEPIVDQPYQAETTME; encoded by the coding sequence ATGAGTGACCACGCTGAACACGCCGAACATGGATTCTCCCACCCGCAGCCGATCTCGATGCTGCTGGGAGTGTTTTTTGCCCTCGTCTTCCTGACGTTCCTAACCGTTGCCCAAGCCAGCTTTGACCTGGGCAATTTGGAAATCTGGCTGACCTTATTTATCGCCACGATCAAGGCTTCGTTGGTGATGTATTTCTTCATGCACCTGGGTTGGGAAAAGCCCTTTAACATTTTGATCTTCATCTCCACGGCGTTCTTCCTGGCCCTCTTCCTGGGCTTTACGCTGATGGACCGCAACGCCTATCGGCCCACCTTGGAACCGATCGTCGACCAGCCCTACCAAGCCGAAACCACGATGGAGTAG